Part of the Halopenitus persicus genome is shown below.
TGGACGCGACGGGTGACGAGCGAGAATCCCCGCGGACGGTGCGATCGTTCCGGGAGGCGGTCGAGAGCACCGGTCACTCGATATACTGGACGGACACGACCGGAACGATCGAATACGTCAACCCGGCGTTCGAGGAGCAAACGGGATATACCGCCGCGGAGGCGGTCGGCAACAACGCGAACATCCTCCAGTCCGGCGTCCACGACGACCGGTTCTACGAGCGGCTCTGGGACACGATCCTCGCCGGGGAGACCTGGGAGGGCGAGATAATCAACCAGCGAAAGGACGGCGAGCGGTACGCGGTCAAACAGACGATCTCCCCGGTCACGGACGAAACGGGCGATATCGTCCGCTTCGTCGCCATCAACGAGGACATCACCGACCTCAGGGAGTCGCAGGAGCAGCTCAAACGGCAACGCGATCGCCTCGCCGACCTGCTCGACGCCGTTCCCGTGCCGCTGGTCCTCGTCGACCTCGAGGACGGCGATCCGGTCGTCAAGCAGGTGAATCGACGGTTCACGGAGACGTTTGGGTACGCCGCCACGGAGCTTGGCGGGTCCTCGCTCGACGCGTTCATCGCCGACGCGTCCGACGCCGACCGCGCCCGCGAGATCAACGACCGATTGCAACGGGGCGACCGGGTTCGCCGGGAGGTCACGCGAACCACCGCCGACGGGGATCGACGCACGTTCCTGTTCACCGGGTCGCCGCTCGGAGAGGAAGGCGACGAGGTCCTGGCGACCTACATCGACGTCACCGACCGGAAGCGGACGACGGAGGAACTCGAACGGAAGACGGAGACGCTCGAGGAGTTCGCGAGCATGGTGAGCCACGACCTACGGAACCCGTTGAACGTGGCGATGGGCCACCTCGACATCCTCGCGGCCGAGTACGACGACCCACACATCGAGCCGGTCCGGCGGGCCCACGCGCGGATGCAGGAGCTGATCGAGAACCTCCTCATGCTGGCGAAGCAGGGCCGACGCGTCGACGAGGTGGAGACCGTCCCGCTGGCCGACTGCGCGACCGAGAGCTGGGACACGGTCGAGACGACGAACGCGGCCCTCCGGTTCGAGCGCTCGCGAACGGTCCGGGCCGACCGAAACCGCCTGCGCCAACTGTTCGGAAACCTATTCCGGAACGCCGTCGAGCACAGCTCGACGAGCCCCCGCTCGCACGCTCGCGGGGACGCCGTCGAGCACGGCGACGCGGACGTCACGATCACGGTCGGCGCCACCGACGACGGCTTCTACGTCGAGGACGACGGTCCCGGCATTCCGGAGGACGAGCGCGGCGAGGTCTTCGAGGCGGGCCACACGACCGCGGCTGACGGGACGGGACTGGGCCTCTCGATCGTCCAGGAGATCGTCGATGCACACGGCTGGACGATCGGGGTGACCGAGGGAACCGACGGCGGTGCCCGGTTCGAGATCACCGGCGTGGACTCGAATGCGTGAGCGGTCGCCGGCGTGGTCGAATGCGTGAGCGGTCGCCGACCGGAGCGGGAGAACGCATTCATCGCGAGCACGGGAAACGAGGTCACCGACCGAGGTGACGACCGAAAAACGACCGGTGATCGGCTACCTGGCGTTGTCTTCGCGATCCTGGTGGCGTTCGTTCGCCTTCGCGACGTCGTCCGCCTCGAACGAGGTCGTATGACGAGCCCGTTCGCCTTCAGACGGTCCACGTGATCCGTGTCCCCTCCTGGATCGGGGTCCTGTCGGACTCCTTGGCGGCCTCACCGTTCGAAAGTTGATCACGGTGGAGACAGCCGAGACAGCCGTGAACCTCGTCCTCGACTCCGAAGACGCGGATGAATCGTCGACTCACCGCGGCGCCGCAGCGTCTACACCGTCGGTTCGGATCGGTCGAGCTCGTCTGGTCGGGCATACGCCGGGGATGGGACGGGGAAACGTTTGAGTATAACCCACATAACGTCCCGGTTCGAGCCGATCGGAACTCCCTACCCGTCCGTGCCGGCTTACCGTGGCTCCGGAAACGTACCGGACTCCGGAACGCGGGATCGGCGCCCGAAAAAACGCACCGACCTCACGGGACAGCCGGGGCGATCACGAGCCGACCGGTCGGGGCGATCGGGAGACCGGTTGCGATGAATGGCCGGTTCGGATGGCCTCCGTGCCGTCGACGAAGACTCGCGTGACCGTGGGTGTCGGGTCCGGATCCACGACGATGAGGTCGGCGCGAGCCCCCACCTCGATGCGTCCCCGTTCGGTGAGCCCGACGGTGTCGGCCGGGTTTCTGGTCACTCGGTTCACGCGGGTCGCAAACGGTTCGCCGGTCTCGACGAACGGGGCGGCGAGGAGCGACGGCGGATGGTAATCGGAACAGAGCACGTCGACGAGGCCGTGTTCGACGGCGGTTCGGACGCTGAGGTTGTCCCAGAGGCTCCCGCCGCGGACGAGGTTCGGCGCCCCCATCGCGGTCACGAGCCCGAGGCTGGTCGCTCGGCGGGCTGCCTCGATCGTGATCGGGTACTCGCTGATCTCCACCCCGTGATCGAACATCGCTTCGACGTCGCCTGATGACTCGTCGTCGTGGGAGGCGACCGGGATGCCGCTTCGCCGTGCGAGCGAGACGATCCGGTCGATACGATCTCGACGGGCGGTCGATTCTATCGACCCGCGTGTCCTCGCGATCTCCTCGACGGCTTCGGCGGGCCAGTTCCGGTCCTCGACGTAGTGGCGCTCGAACTCGTCCGCGTCGTACTGACCGTCCCCCGGCAGATGACACATCACCGAGAGCAGGTCGACGGCGACGGCGTCGTCCTCGACGAGTCGTTCGACGGCGCTCACGCTCGCGTCGGTCAGCTCGCAGCGCGCGTGGAACCGGTTGTCGCCGAGGGTATACTCCTCGCCGGCGAGCTCACGGGCGATCGATTCGGCACGCTCGAGGCTGCGGCCGTCGTCCGGCGCGTCCTCGAACGCGATCGCGTGGAACTTCGTCGTGACGCCGTTGAGCAGGTTCGTGCGGTCGGCGCTCGTCAGCGCGGTTCGAAGATCGACGTCCGCACCGGAACGCGGGGACCGGTGGTGCTCGATGTCGTCGCCGTGGAGGTCGATGAGACCCGGCATAACGAGCTGTCCGTTCGCGTCGATGGTCGTCGCGCCCGGAATCGCCCGATCGGGTGTTCGGCCGACCCGCGTGATCCGGTCTCCGTCAACGACGACGTGGCCGTTTTCGACGATGCCCGACGGCGTGACGACGCGACCGTTCCGAATCTCGGTGAGACGGGTCATCGGTCCGTGCTCCCGGGTCGTGGATGGATCCGGCGCGTCGCGATGCCGGCACGGGTACTCATCGGTTTCGGGTCAGGAGGATGGATCATTCTAACCCGACCCTATGAACAGCCGGGGCTTTGTTACTTCTTTGCTACCATGGGTCACGGATCGGCGTCGAAACGGGTAGGAGACGGTTACGCTCCGAACGACGCCTATAAATCGACTGATAGCGTCGGGGCGCGACGTCACGATGGCGTGAGGGAACCGGAGATCCTTTGAGAACGGGAATAGATACTGTCGGACGGACGGCGCTTGAACGAGCGAGCGGCTCGAGCGCCGACTCCGGCTCGTCGGATCGGCGATCTCGTACGATGAACCTACTGGAAGGTAGAGCATTACTATGTCGTGTGCGATCCCTCCTCAGTGTATATGACGGAATTCCTGTCCGAAAGCGA
Proteins encoded:
- a CDS encoding DUF7563 family protein — protein: MPDQTSSTDPNRRCRRCGAAVSRRFIRVFGVEDEVHGCLGCLHRDQLSNGEAAKESDRTPIQEGTRITWTV
- a CDS encoding alpha-D-ribose 1-methylphosphonate 5-triphosphate diphosphatase gives rise to the protein MTRLTEIRNGRVVTPSGIVENGHVVVDGDRITRVGRTPDRAIPGATTIDANGQLVMPGLIDLHGDDIEHHRSPRSGADVDLRTALTSADRTNLLNGVTTKFHAIAFEDAPDDGRSLERAESIARELAGEEYTLGDNRFHARCELTDASVSAVERLVEDDAVAVDLLSVMCHLPGDGQYDADEFERHYVEDRNWPAEAVEEIARTRGSIESTARRDRIDRIVSLARRSGIPVASHDDESSGDVEAMFDHGVEISEYPITIEAARRATSLGLVTAMGAPNLVRGGSLWDNLSVRTAVEHGLVDVLCSDYHPPSLLAAPFVETGEPFATRVNRVTRNPADTVGLTERGRIEVGARADLIVVDPDPTPTVTRVFVDGTEAIRTGHSSQPVSRSPRPVGS